One window of the Rosa rugosa chromosome 3, drRosRugo1.1, whole genome shotgun sequence genome contains the following:
- the LOC133739739 gene encoding large ribosomal subunit protein mL102 (rPPR5), with protein sequence MPSMAYISLSKPSQWRPRSLTLLRLFCSSTETPTPQPDPQNGSAAAPTAPRPRQPRRVRSPEKPEDIICRMMANRAWTTRLQNSIRDLVPEFDHHLVWNVLHGAKTSDQALQFFRWVERSRLFQHDRETHLKIIEILGRASKLNHARCILLDMPKKGVQWDEDLFIHLIDSYGKAGIVQESVKLFNQMKELGVERSLKSYEALFKSILRRGRYMMGKRYFNHMLAEGIEPTRHTYNIMIWGFFLSLRLETAKRFFEDMKSRGVSPDVVTYNTMINGYNRFKLMDEAEQLFVELKGKNIQPNVISYTTMIKGYVSVGRVDDGFRLFQEMKSFGIKPNDVTFSTLLPGLCDAEKKDEAQNILSEMVERHIAPKDNSIFEKLLYCQCKSGDLDAAADVLKAMIRLHIPTEAGHYGILIENFCKAGVYDRAVHLLDKLIEKEIIMRPQTTMELEASAYNPMIEHLCNHGQTGKAEVLFRQLMKKGVQDSVAFNNLIRGHAKEGNSDSAFEILKIMGRRGVPREADSYKLLIKSYLSKGEPADAKTALDSMIENGHVPESSLFRSVMESLFEDGRVQTASRVMKSMVEKGVNENMDLVAKILEALFIRGHVEEALGRIDLLMQSGCAPEFDSLLSLLAEKGKTIAAVKLLDFCLERDCMVEFSSYDKVLDALLASGKTLNAYSILCKIMEKGGVTDWRSTDDLIKSLNLEGNTKQADVLSRMIKGGKEKASRSKMGKKHASHAGLGA encoded by the exons ATGCCATCAATGGCTTACATTTCTCTCTCCAAACCCTCCCAATGGCGACCCCGCTCCCTCACCCTCCTCCGCCTCTTCTGCTCTTCCACCGAAACCCCAACCCCCCAACCCGACCCGCAAAATGGATCCGCCGCCGCCCCGACGGCCCCAAGACCCAGGCAGCCGCGTCGGGTCCGGAGCCCGGAAAAGCCCGAGGACATTATCTGCAGAATGATGGCGAATCGGGCCTGGACGACCCGGTTGCAGAACTCCATCCGCGATTTGGTGCCCGAATTCGACCACCATCTCGTCTGGAATGTCCTTCACGGAGCCAAGACCTCCGACCAAGCCCTCCAATTCTTCCGATGGGTCGAGCGTTCCAG GTTGTTTCAGCATGATAGGGAGACCCATTTGAAGATAATTGAGATTCTGGGCCGAGCTTCGAAGCTCAACCATGCCCGGTGTATCCTACTAGATATGCCCAAGAAGGGTGTGCAATGGGATGAGGACCTCTTCATTCATCTTATTGATAGTTATGGCAAGGCCGGCATTGTTCAGGAGTCGGTCAAGCTTTTCAATCAGATGAAGGAACTGGGCGTGGAGCGGAGTCTCAAGTCGTATGAGGCTCTGTTCAAGAGTATTTTGCGGAGGGGGCGGTATATGATGGGGAAGAGGTACTTTAATCATATGTTGGCTGAGGGAATAGAGCCGACTCGGCATACTTATAATATTATGATTTGGGGTTTCTTCTTGTCCTTGAGATTGGAGACTGCAAAGCGGTTTTTTGAGGACATGAAAAGTAGAGGAGTTAGTCCTGATGTTGTCACCTATAACACCATGATTAATGGGTATAATCGGTTTAAGCTGATGGATGAGGCCGAGCAGTTGTTTGTAGAGTTGAAGGGAAAGAATATACAGCCCAATGTTATAAGTTATACTACCATGATTAAAGGGTATGTTTCTGTTGGGAGAGTGGATGATGGGTTCAGGCTGTTTCAAGAGATGAAGTCTTTTGGTATTAAGCCTAATGATGTCACCTTTTCGACTTTATTGCCAGGCCTTTGTGATGCGGAGAAAAAGGATGAAGCTCAGAATATATTGAGTGAGATGGTTGAGAGGCATATTGCTCCCAAGGATAATTCAATCTTTGAGAAATTGTTATATTGTCAGTGTAAGTCTGGAGATTTGGATGCGGCAGCCGATGTGCTCAAGGCAATGATTAGGCTGCACATTCCGACAGAAGCTGGTCATTATGGTATCCTTATTGAGAACTTTTGCAAGGCCGGGGTGTATGATCGAGCAGTTCACTTGCTTGATAAGCTAATTGAGAAAGAAATTATTATGAGGCCCCAGACTACTATGGAATTGGAGGCTAGTGCTTACAACCCAATGATTGAGCATCTGTGCAACCATGGGCAGACAGGTAAAGCTGAAGTCCTCTTCAGGCAGTTGATGAAAAAGGGTGTTCAGGATTCAGTTGCCTTCAATAATCTGATCCGTGGGCATGCCAAGGAGGGAAATTCTGATTCTGCGTTTGAGATTTTGAAGATTATGGGTAGAAGAGGGGTTCCTAGAGAAGCAGATTCCTACAAGTTGCTCATTAAGAGCTACCTAAGTAAAGGTGAACCAGCTGATGCTAAAACAGCTTTGGACAGTATGATTGAAAATGGGCATGTTCCAGAATCATCACTATTCAGGTCAGTAATGGAGAGTCTATTTGAAGATGGTAGGGTTCAAACGGCAAGCCGCGTAATGAAGAGTATGGTAGAGAAGGGAGTGAATGAGAACATGGATTTAGTTGCCAAGATCTTGGAAGCCCTCTTTATCAGAGGTCATGTTGAGGAAGCGCTTGGACGGATTGATCTACTTATGCAAAGTGGGTGTGCACCTGAATTTGACAGCCTCTTATCTCTTCTTGCTGAAAAAGGAAAGACCATTGCAGCTGTTAAGCTATTAGATTTTTGCCTTGAGAGAGATTGCATGGTAGAATTTTCAAGCTATGATAAGGTGTTGGATGctctcttagcatcaggaaagACTCTAAATGCGTACTCAATTTTGTGTAAAATAATGGAGAAGGGAGGGGTCACTGATTGGCGTAGCACTGACGATCTGATTAAGAGCCTCAATCTAGAGGGTAACACAAAACAAGCTGACGTCCTCTCTAGAATGATAAAGGGAGGGAAGGAGAAAGCCAGTCGAAGTAAAATGGGGAAGAAACATGCAAGCCATGCAGGACTGGGTGCTTGA